ACCAGCAGAAAGTGAAGACAGAGAAAAGCGGCGTTACCGGGTTCGTAAGATCTATTACAGGAAACATAAAAGGAATCATTCCTCTGAAGAACATGTTGGGGAAAAGTCTAATGAGTCAATGTCAGAAGAAAAAAGGAACCTACAGCAAGGGGAAGAGGAGGATCATtgggaaggaaaaaaatattcatctgAGCAAATCACCAAGCCAGACACGGAGAAAAGACATTATGATGAAAAGAGACACCACTCAGAAGAAAGTGAAGAGGAAAGACATAGTGATAAAAAAAAGTCCCATTTTGAAGACGGTGAGGAAGAAGGAAACGAGGAACACACCGATGAGAAGAGACAAGAAGAAAGTGAAAAACACCAtagcgaagaagaaagaaacgGCAACCATGAACGTGACAAGTTGGGTCATTACACTGGTGGGGAAGAAAATGAGGAAGAACAAGATCAGCAGCACGAACAGAAAAGGCATGAAGCTGATGTTAGTGATGAGCAGGAAGAACAACATAATCATGATGAAAAAAAGAGACAGCATTCTGAAGAAAGTGAGGCAGAGGAAGAAAGGCAGCCTCATCAAGATAACTTAAAGAAAAGCGAGGACATGGCAGGAGATAAGCAATATTCCGAGGCAAAACGGGATGACTCAAAAGAAAGTGAAGAGGAGATCAAAAAAAGGCATCATCTCAGTGATGAAGACAAAGCAGGAGAAGAGGAAAAACAACGTAAAAAACGTAGCAGTTTAGAAGATCACGAAGAAGACGGAACACAACAGCATTACTCTAAAAAGAAAAGCCATCCTTTAGAAGACaaggaagaagaaacaaagaGACAACACCATGAAGTCAAACGCCACCACTCAGAAGGGAGTGATGAAGAGGAACAAAGACATCATAGTTATGTAAAACGACACCACTCTGAGGAaagacaggaggaggaggaggaagaagagagtgaagaaaaagaagaaaaacagcaatatGAGAAAGAAAAGCATTACCATTCTGAGGAAAgtcaggaagaggaggaggagggcaaGGAAAAGAAGCACCATGAAGACAAGCGCCACCACTCAGAAGAAAGTGAGGAAGTGGAACAAAAGAGACATCACCATGAAGCTAAGCGCCACCACTTAGAAGAAAGTGAGGAAGACAATGAAAAGGATCATAGCAAAGCTAAGCATCACCACTCACAAGAAAGTGAAGAAGAACAGGCAAAATTTAAGCGACATCACCCAGAAGAAAGCGAGGAAGAGAGACCTCATCACGAAGCCAAGCGCCAGCACCCAGAAGAAagcgaggaagaggaggaagagagaCCTCACCATGAAGCCAAGCGGCACCACTCAGAAGAaagtgaagaggaggaggaaaagaGACATCACCTTGAAGCCAAACGCCATCATGCAGGAGAAaatgaggaagaagaggaagacagaCATCATCATGAAGCCAAGCGCCACCACGCAGAAGAAAGCGAGGAAGAGGTGGGAAAGAGACATCACCATGAATCCAAACGGCATCACTCAGGAGAAAGTGAGGAAGATGAGGAAAAGAGACATCATCATGAAGCCAAGCGCCACCACTCAGAAGAAAGTGAGGAAGAGGTGGAAAAGAGACATCACCATGAAGCCAAACGGCATCACTCAGGAGAAAGTGAGGAAGATGAGGAAAAGAGACATCATCATGAAGCCAAGCACCACCACTCAGAAGAaagtgaggaagaggaggaaaagAGACATCACCATGAAGCCAAACGGCATCACTCAGGAGAaagtgaggaagaggaggaaaagAGACATCACCATGAAGCCAAGCGCCACCACTCAGGAGAaagtgaggaagaggaggaaaagAGACATCACCATGAAGCCAAGCGTCACCACTCGGAAGAAAGCAAGGAAGAGTTGGAAAAGAGACATCACCATGAAGCCAAACGGCATCACTCAGGAGAAAGTGAGGAAGAGGAGACAAAAAGACATCACAATGAAGCAAAGCGCCATTACTCAGAGGAAAGTGTTGAGCCAGACAGAGAGGAAGAAGAGGACAAGAGACATCATAATGAGGCCAAGCGTCACCACTCAGAAGAAAGTGAGGAAGAGGAAAGACACTTCTCTATTGAAGAGAAGCACCATCACTCAGAAGAAAGTGAAGAACCACCAGAAAAAAGGCACCTGATAGAAGATAAAAGGCACATTTCAATGGACAACAGCAATGAGGATTTTAGGAAGAGGCATCTTCCTtggaaaaatgtacagtacagtgagGAAGCAAACAATTACCAGAGTGAAGATGAACAAGACAGGGAAGATGATGAAAATGCCTTCCATGATGTAGAAACCTCAAATCCCAATCAATGGACCTATAAGGAGAAATCTACCAATAGGCAACATCCACAACATCCATATTTGAGGCAGCTATGGTGGCCTAAAAGTTACAATGTTCAAAATAACCTAAGAGCAAGTAACCTTGGACGTGAAGAAAATAGACGACTAGATGCCAAGCGCCAGTATGGAGACCTTGAAGAAGAAGACTGGTGGGACAAGAGGCATGACAGTATGCCATACTGGGAACAGGAGGAGAAAAGGAATTACCTCTCTGCGCATAGTTTCCCAGAGAAGAGGCAATATGGCAGTaacaggatggatgagcttgcaAAGCTGTTAAATTATAAAAAGTCTGTTCCATTCCCGGACACCGAGTCAGAAGAGAAGCAAAGTCACCATGAGTTAAGaggggaattgaagagtctccaTCAGAAACCTTTAACACAAGAAGAGGTGAGATgatgttttgttttaaactgcATTCATTTAAAACTGAGATTTGAGAGAGTCCACACAACAGTTTTCTAGAAGTCAggagaaatgaaagagaaaagggAGAAGGCCAATTGCTCCACGTGGATGGAATGACCAAACTCATTTTTTTAGTAAAAATCCAGCCATTCAGCTGTGCATAACTAGATTTTATGCAAGATTTTCCATAACTACATAGATGGAAGTCACATCTGTGTTTTAGCAAAGGTTATAGTTTCATGTGGGTCTGTGTTAGACCTCCAGTATCACACACTCTTTTAAATCTACAtcatcacacaagacagaacaGTAAGGCAGGAcagaaaatgacacttttattaTGAACTTAACTAATTGTAtccaaaatgtaaataattgaGTAAAAGAAGCATAACCAAAATACCTTCAACCACCTAAGCAGCAGTTCGTCCCGCGTCCATGTCCTTGCTATCAAGTGGTTCTCTCCCTTATTGTGTTGATTTGTCTCTGGTCCAGCTTGGTCTAGGCTACTGCATGGCTTTTGTATGGTGAGAGAAAATGGCCTTACCTACTCAGGATGGAAAACAGCAGGGAGTAGCAGGCATTTGTTGGCCTCAACTATCTAGTCCTTCACACCTCTTGGAGTAGTGGGTGTGACGTTCTCCAAGGACTATGCGCAGGCAGCACTGACCAGTCAACAGTCAGTTCCATCTTGTTCTGGGGAGCATTTCCTGAGAGACTTAAAATACTCCGTAATCAATAATTAACAGAGAAATACTGGCTGCCCAGGGGTGAAATAATAACCCTCCTTGGTCTGGTGCAAGAAGAGCTGGAAACAACAACAAACTGGAATTTTGCCCCAATGTGCAGCTTATGACACCTCTCTGTTTCTGTGCCATCAGTGGATTCTTGCAGACTGCCAGAGCACTTTCAGTAAATTATGGATACCTCTGGTATAGACTTCTCTTATTAGTCATTCACAAAGATTGATGGTTTCCAGCGAATGTACCCCTGACTTTCAGCTAGATGCTAAACACCTGCATGCAAAAGTCTTATCTTGATCAGTCATAAATGTCCCCGAGCAAGGTCATGCCAATACTGCTTCcctgcattttaaaatgacttattGTCAGACATTAAAGAATTACAcccaaaaaattatatattttttaaatgttaccccATATAGTTCGTAGCTGCagccgaaaaaaaaaaaattaatcttatgCTTTCTTggagaaattaaatattgaatactCCAACACAATGTTGCTCTGTGATGATCAATTGTGGACAACcataaaacaatttgaacaatgaaaagtcaCATAACTTAGTCAAACTGTGCAAAATGTGTGCaccttttgctaaaatattttcagttactTCTGGAAAACCATGTACTGAATGTCTCAtttgaattaaaagatttgccTTTCCACCTCATCCATTGGTCATGAAtcctgtctttaattcaaaagcacTGAACTGTGGGAGTGACATTCAATGCAAAGATTTCAGGAATATGttagcaaaaaatgcacacattttgcacAGATTGGCCATACGAATGGATatcagacatgtggattatgcgaagAGTTATGAGAGAGTTAACTTTTTTTCACTCATGGACATTTCTCACATTTGTCCACCATTTTCCAGAATTGGATACTGCAGGGCACTGAAactacaagggtaaatcaaaaaactaaatgcaaatcaaaaatgacaatgtAACTAACTTATACAAGATGACGCAATGCAACACATTCACAATGACTTctgggtagtttgaacatgcacagtacagcgctctgctgttagtctaaagtatctatctatctatctagttgaaaCCAAGGTCAGATGAACATGGACGCTTCACTGTAGGATTGCAATATTGTTGAACAACACTCCTTAGTGAGATTTCTTTAGATAGAGAGAATGAAACAATGATGTACTCCCACAGctgagcatccatgttcatttgaccttggcttcaagtaGACTAAGGGCTGAGCACTAcatgtgtttgaactacccataagccactgtgAATGTGTTGTACTGTGTCAGCTTCTGTTTATTGTAGTTACCGTGTAATTTTCCAAATTGCATTTTGATTCACCCTTGCACATGgggtatgattaaaaaaaaaaaattggggggtTTAGTACTCCTTTAACTTCCTTATTAGGTTAATTGTTTAATATGTTTAGAAACAAACATttataacaattaaaagaaaaaggaaaaaaaaggacacCTATATGCTATATATTACCATTACTTCCTGGAATTTTGTGTTTCGCACCCTGTCCCTGTTTCTTGTTTTTGGTAAAATGTTCCACTTCAGTTTTATTCATGTTAATTACTGTTAACGGGCTtcttttagtttatttaattatctCTAGCTGTAAAAACAGTACTAAAAGTGTTGGTCCCGAACGTCACTGGATAAACGTGTCTCGCGAAAACAATACACCCAAGGATTGTCTGGGCTGTAAAAGTGGCAACAGCATTAGTGCTGATCGTTGCTTGGGAAACTATATAGGCGACAGGCCAGAGTGTTAACCAGGCAATGGTGCAGACACGTTTTGACCTATTATCATAATGGCATCTAGAGGTGGGCGGTAcgaccaaaattctgtatcacggtatttttctaaattctgccggtttcacggtattagacggtatttttttccccatgcatgagtggatgttaaccacattttccactgcaattactgcagtagactgcctaagaataacctattagactgttatgagaattgtacattgtacaaaaagacattttaatgtgcacacaagtattaatccaggtttgcatggccccataaagtgacagttttcaaggggatggcactaaagagaaggaatcacattgcatgacagatgcagtcaaaatatagaacctttaacactagaattaccagggcctacgaaaaaactcgtatatccggcccaccttaaatcgcttcttaaatccgttcacacctctccgccagcatcctttgtcctctaaatgtgctgataaaagacaagctgccagcagccggctattccatccccccaccgacttagaacgtgagcgaacttttcccagctcacgccttgattgtttacctgggagtgaagtggagttttacagtggaaatgatagatcgttatttggaagacacgcatgaaatgcgtgttccgtttctaaagtaatctgtgtaaacacattgttaaaacagaaactttttcatattttagtaataaatgttacaaaatgtagtaggcataaactatagaatatgtaaagcccgagttccaaagatcaaataaacactttcacaaaagcttcaagaatgagttaacagcttctgtggcgtagtgggctaagatttgcctcttagcacagagcagcttttccttgcctcacagacctgagttcgattccccgctggggatgaagtgttgcttttttttcttttcttttacacctcaaacggacataaaatttatacattggtatgcactgtcagttactgagatcgttatattttcatgtgggatgctccttttaaaatatttttttaataattgagactgcaattaacaggaacaactgtccttataatttatttttaagatccataacacacagacagacagagcactgcgtaatagagagacagacaggcagagaagtcactagatatataaataaacagggaagccacgtgtactgaaagaaaaaaagaacaacatgtgcgttgtccctgactctctaagtaagatcgggggaggggtgatgttagagcgcctgcgcttattcagtacagctgggacaacgcacatgttgttctttttttctttcagtacacgtggcttccctgtttatttatatatctagtgacttctctgcctgtctgtctctctattacgcagtgctctgtctgtctgtgtgttatggatcttaaaaataagttataaggacagttgttcctgttaattgcagtctcaattgttaaaaaaatattttaaaaggagcatcccacatgaaaataacgatctcagtaactgacagtgcataccaatgtataaattttatgtccgtttgaggtttaaaagaaaagaaaaaaaagcaacacttcatccccagcggggaatcgaactcaggtctgtgaggcaaggaaaagctgctctgcgctaagaggcaaatcttaacacgctacgccacagaagctgttgaatctttcttgaagcttttgtgaaagtgtttatttgatctttggaactcgggctttaaatattctatagtttatgcctactacattttgtaacatttattactaaaatatgaaaaagtttctgttttaacaatgtgtttacacagattactttagaataatgacctcttatttccactgtaaaactccacttcactcccacataatcaatcaaggcgtgagctgggaaaacttcgctcacgttctaagtcggtggggggatggaatagccggctgccggcagcttgtcttttatcagcacatttagaggacaaaggatgctggcggagaggtgtgaacggatttaagaagcgatttaaggtgggccggatatacgagttttttcgtaggctctggtaattctagtgttaattgaacaaattttgcaaaagcttaaactatgattttgacaacatattttcaaccatccaaagaggcatttagacttagtaaaatatccagaggtgtttgtcaaaagttggattgcactgaataagtcttagaaaaggaataaatagtaaatattttttgtaaaccaactacacttcctgttaatgttaacaatctctgtccactgacacgttaaagtgactttttaaacaattttaccatcattaaactgcataatatttaaattaataaataataacaataaaatacataatagtattactgatagttgcactgttacttcaaggcttcaagcccaggtgcattacacagtattcaccaaattaaaataaaataaaacaagtgcaacttggtgatgacatcttaccaactgtaccatcatttaggcaaactgcattaatacggaccttgcttcaagctaagtatatacataaataataaaaactgcaacttgcatttataatgctgttgtggtatagccctatggaagcgcattagggccactgtgaagaaaaaaaaaaatatggacatggaagaaaaaaacaaactatatttcgagaataaattcgacatgttgactatgtcaagatgaaagtcgacatttccactttactcatggtttattttataattaaagtagaatgttgtaaactaaacttcatcctaaaatcaatgtttaatttactagattttctcaaaccctgtcacaagttaatgcagcacatcaaatactttgtgttaagtgttccccgacccagtcgttaatcactacgtttcttaaactgacttcctccgcactaagagcaggcgcctgcagcaatcaccgcacagaatccattcacttcatgatattcctactctctaccaaaaccccagctcctatctttcctttttctttctccacattaccaatcaccacgcgataaacgtctttgtgaaattaaaactagttattaacttagccgacggagtgttcagaactttaaaaatatcttcgttatacatgtttaattatgccatccattcagagttgtgcccatctctgaatgagtcgatagcacatcgcagaatgaatacaagcaaaacatacactagcaagtacaaaaacaagtgcaacttggcttgcagtattatccagtagtatagaaacagtatttacacatctgaccttttaaaactaaagtatctccaggcgacggacgtgactcctttttttcggcaaaagttcttctgttcatcatgttcaactttacttttagttcagtttcggaatgctctctgtccattttcaccgcgcggcatataCCTATACTACCGCCCACtgtttggtggtgtagcagtgaaaaagagccctagtgcaacaaatctgtgtttagaagtgtagcagtgaaaaaggtccccacttgaacagtttcccgctgcgccacgttccgaatgtcgtttaggcaatttaaaccggcgTTGcgatataagaaaaatccatatcataaaaaaaataaacggttttcggtatgaaccggtataccgcccagcactaatggcatcttttaaaaaatgcttttcagCAACCTaggtgttgcacgctcttgaAAGTGATACaagcagggatgatgaagtgaatctgtcttcaggcggTGAAACTGAAACGCACcgtgaaatcaaaagtgattctgatgaatatGAAGGTGGCACTTGTGTCAactgcacatgtgcagtgtgctattCAAAAGAtaatcagtctggaaagaaaatccgcaAGAAATCACGCTACTATTGTCCCAAGTGTGACGCCGGATTGTGCATTTCACATTTTGCTTCAACATATACCAAatacattttgacagtatatatggtattaccaatatgtttttattacttttaccATAATTATACTTTCTACACCTCTGACTTTATACTTAGTGTTTTacacgttttacagtagaaagatgagattctTATAAATATGTCGTAATTTttgaagccaaaaaatgcaacgctttttacgtttttatttcaagaaaacaaTGTAACACTAATGAGGCTACAGTATGTcctttctgtttcttgttaattgttttactgttttgcgAGAACCCAAGTTAAGGTTAAAGGCACCTGGGTGTTCCGAATTGTACTCAAAGCAAGATGGACAAACTGAGCtctaataaactaaataaatagcTTATTGTGTAAACTAATCACTACAATATCTAAATGAGACACCACACTACTCAGCCCCAAAAGGAGTCTGAATAAAATTTGTTTGGACTCTGACAAAACAAACCACATAAATCACCACTGTTTAGATCACCACCACTAATTGGGAAAGAGAATTACTAACAGAAGTAAATTATAGGTGTACAGGGTTATTACTGTTACATATAcaggagtacagtgaaattcttacttacatatgctaatcaacatgctaCAAATAATTATGATTAGTGAACAGGATcaccttacctcaaaactgttTTTCTGACACAGAAGATCCTAGAAAAGTCAATACTGTTAGGATAATAATTAATGCACATATTAAACTGAGAaaagacacaaatatatatttttttccccagaaaatCTTCAGACCTgttctctttgacattttgttttgataCTTTGTGCTAAAATCGCttaattgccccccccccccccaaaaaaaaaacacccccccccccctcaattccccagaatgtcaaagtaaaaacaagattttaggaaattctgaaaaatatgattaaaaaaaactgaaatatccctcAAGTATTCAGATACTTTCCTATGACACTTGAAAATGGGCTCAGATGCCTTCCATTTTTTTTGATCATTACAGAGatttttggagtccacctgtggtcaagatacatacacacactataataatattatatattatatatatatatatatatatatatatatatatatatatatatatatattagtcccACATGTGTGCAAAGGCCAAGCAATGAGGCTGAAGCAACTGTCTTTTTTGAGTTTACAggcaggattgtgtcgaggcacgGATTATCTAGGGgaggctatacaaaaaaaaaaattaaaatcctgcagcactgaatgttcCCAAGAGCACAACTGCGTTTATAATTCTTAGATCTAAGAAGTTGTAAACTAGCTGGCCACCagtctaaactgagcaatcatgggagaaggaCCATGGTAAGAGAGGTTACCAAGAACCTGATGATTACTCTGGCTGAGCTCTGGAGAACCTGCGTGGTGaggagagaaacttccagaaaaacaaccaccactgcaacccTCCACTAATCCGTGCTTTATGGCAGAGAGGCCAGGTGACACATGAaaacccacttggagtttgcaaaaaggcacctagaGGACTCTCAAACTgtgacaaacaacaacaacatttatttctatagcacattttcatacaaataatgtagctcaaagtgctttacatgatgaagagaaaaaaaaaagacaaagtaagaattaaaataagacaacactaattgacatagaataagagtaaggcccgatggccagggaggaaagaaaaaacaaaaataaactccagacggcaggagaaaaaaaaaaaaaaatctgcaggggttccagaccatgagaccgcccagccccttcATGTTACAAacaagattctgtggtctgatgaaactgAGACTGAACCCTTTAGCCTCCATACTAAGCATCACATCTGGAATAAAACCagacaccactcatcacctgtgcaatacaaCTCTTATCAGTAAAGCATGCTCGTGAATAcattatgctgtggggttgtttttcagtggtgtGAATTGGGACACTAGTCAGGGTTGAAATTGGAATGGAATAAAGTACaaagatatctttaatgaaaacctgctcagaaCCAAAGACTGTGCTCAAAGGTTCTCCTTCCGACAGTACAAGGactctaaacacaaagcaaaggcaGTAGAAGAGTATCTTAGGGACAACTTTGAACCACCCTGTGCGGTACACAAACAGGGGTTAGATAGTACAACATTTTAGGGGGTCTTGActtaaaagtttgggaacccctattCTAAAAGTATTCCATTATTGATGAACAAGAAGGTCGAAATTTATGATAGctgcttttgatttaaaactcTCTTAGACAGTCCAAAGGATAAAACCATCAATACTTACAAACTTTGTACAGGccaatttaaatatcattaaagtcCTTGGTTTTTATCACTTAAGAGCCAAGCATATATGGATGTCACGGTTACAAACTATAACATCAGGCTGCAAAATCTGTGAGAGACTAGAATCCAAGAATGTACAACTCAAATTGCGTCCATGAATAAAACCAAATCTAAAAAGCATTAACTACTGCTATTTATTGCACAAAAAGATCACATCAGACTGCAGTGCTCCAAGAATAATTGAGGATACAGGGATGTGAGATGTCATTCAGTGAGGTCCGACAGTTCTTACAATAGCCCTAATATCTGTACCTGGACACATTTACAATGGTACGGACTTCTTTGTGCCCTTTGACAGGATTAATATTCAAGGATGGGTATATTTATAATTCTTGAAACcaacaaaaatgttacaaagaCAGCACTGCCATTATGTATTTGAGATTAATGCACAAGGTCACAACAAGCTACTGCCTCTCTCTCA
The sequence above is drawn from the Erpetoichthys calabaricus chromosome 15, fErpCal1.3, whole genome shotgun sequence genome and encodes:
- the LOC114666059 gene encoding glutamic acid-rich protein isoform X44; this encodes MKLLPCLLAVSCTLGVISALPISTEEREQNAVKECIVEVLSNALGKANAPPVDPSCKDILQKSPKHETTEKIDEEPLKSDEGNKEEQVEDIKRHQEEVNKNESEEARRQQKEYDKRHYKEKDERNHKEETGEESSSAEERRHHEKETKRHPLSREDDLKQDQPEEKRDESYENSQDVTDGIYAGHYKRSESYDNSQDVTDGIYTSHYKRGESYDNSQDVTDGIYTNHYKRGEEDSGEEQGLETQQHPRSSNEPAESEDREKRRYRVRKIYYRKHKRNHSSEEHVGEKSNESMSEEKRNLQQGEEEDHWEGKKYSSEQITKPDTEKRHYDEKRHHSEESEEERHSDKKKSHFEDGEEEGNEEHTDEKRQEESEKHHSEEERNGNHERDKLGHYTGGEENEEEQDQQHEQKRHEADVSDEQEEQHNHDEKKRQHSEESEAEEERQPHQDNLKKSEDMAGDKQYSEAKRDDSKESEEEIKKRHHLSDEDKAGEEEKQRKKRSSLEDHEEDGTQQHYSKKKSHPLEDKEEETKRQHHEVKRHHSEGSDEEEQRHHSYVKRHHSEERQEEEEEEESEEKEEKQQYEKEKHYHSEESQEEEEEGKEKKHHEDKRHHSEESEEVEQKRHHHEAKRHHLEESEEDNEKDHSKAKHHHSQESEEEQAKFKRHHPEESEEERPHHEAKRQHPEESEEEEEERPHHEAKRHHSEENEEKRHHHEAKRHHSEESEEEEKRHHHEAKRHHSGEKLEKRHHHEAKRHHSGESEEEETKRHHNEAKRHYSEESVEPDREEEEDKRHHNEAKRHHSEESEEEERHFSIEEKHHHSEESEEPPEKRHLIEDKRHISMDNSNEDFRKRHLPWKNVQYSEEANNYQSEDEQDREDDENAFHDVETSNPNQWTYKEKSTNRQHPQHPYLRQLWWPKSYNVQNNLRASNLGREENRRLDAKRQYGDLEEEDWWDKRHDSMPYWEQEEKRNYLSAHSFPEKRQYGSNRMDELAKLLNYKKSVPFPDTESEEKQSHHELRGELKSLHQKPLTQEEENELDNLSAMDLELQKIAEKLHGNHRG
- the LOC114666059 gene encoding sarcoplasmic reticulum histidine-rich calcium-binding protein isoform X10, which translates into the protein MKLLPCLLAVSCTLGVISALPISTEEREQNAVKECIVEVLSNALGKANAPPVDPSCKDILQKSPKHETTEKIDEEPLKSDEGNKEEQVEDIKRHQEEVNKNESEEARRQQKEYDKRHYKEKDERNHKEETGEESSSAEERRHHEKETKRHPLSREDDLKQDQPEEKRDESYENSQDVTDGIYAGHYKRSESYDNSQDVTDGIYTSHYKRGESYDNSQDVTDGIYTNHYKRGEEDSGEEQGLETQQHPRSSNEPAESEDREKRRYRVRKIYYRKHKRNHSSEEHVGEKSNESMSEEKRNLQQGEEEDHWEGKKYSSEQITKPDTEKRHYDEKRHHSEESEEERHSDKKKSHFEDGEEEGNEEHTDEKRQEESEKHHSEEERNGNHERDKLGHYTGGEENEEEQDQQHEQKRHEADVSDEQEEQHNHDEKKRQHSEESEAEEERQPHQDNLKKSEDMAGDKQYSEAKRDDSKESEEEIKKRHHLSDEDKAGEEEKQRKKRSSLEDHEEDGTQQHYSKKKSHPLEDKEEETKRQHHEVKRHHSEGSDEEEQRHHSYVKRHHSEERQEEEEEEESEEKEEKQQYEKEKHYHSEESQEEEEEGKEKKHHEDKRHHSEESEEVEQKRHHHEAKRHHLEESEEDNEKDHSKAKHHHSQESEEEQAKFKRHHPEESEEERPHHEAKRQHPEESEEEEEERPHHEAKRHHSEESEEEEEKRHHLEAKRHHAGENEEEEEDRHHHEAKRHHAEESEEEVGKRHHHESKRHHSGENEEKRHHHEAKHHHSEESEEEEEKRHHHEAKRHHSGESEEEEEKRHHHEAKRHHSGEKETKRHHNEAKRHYSEESVEPDREEEEDKRHHNEAKRHHSEESEEEERHFSIEEKHHHSEESEEPPEKRHLIEDKRHISMDNSNEDFRKRHLPWKNVQYSEEANNYQSEDEQDREDDENAFHDVETSNPNQWTYKEKSTNRQHPQHPYLRQLWWPKSYNVQNNLRASNLGREENRRLDAKRQYGDLEEEDWWDKRHDSMPYWEQEEKRNYLSAHSFPEKRQYGSNRMDELAKLLNYKKSVPFPDTESEEKQSHHELRGELKSLHQKPLTQEEENELDNLSAMDLELQKIAEKLHGNHRG
- the LOC114666059 gene encoding trichohyalin isoform X28, which produces MKLLPCLLAVSCTLGVISALPISTEEREQNAVKECIVEVLSNALGKANAPPVDPSCKDILQKSPKHETTEKIDEEPLKSDEGNKEEQVEDIKRHQEEVNKNESEEARRQQKEYDKRHYKEKDERNHKEETGEESSSAEERRHHEKETKRHPLSREDDLKQDQPEEKRDESYENSQDVTDGIYAGHYKRSESYDNSQDVTDGIYTSHYKRGESYDNSQDVTDGIYTNHYKRGEEDSGEEQGLETQQHPRSSNEPAESEDREKRRYRVRKIYYRKHKRNHSSEEHVGEKSNESMSEEKRNLQQGEEEDHWEGKKYSSEQITKPDTEKRHYDEKRHHSEESEEERHSDKKKSHFEDGEEEGNEEHTDEKRQEESEKHHSEEERNGNHERDKLGHYTGGEENEEEQDQQHEQKRHEADVSDEQEEQHNHDEKKRQHSEESEAEEERQPHQDNLKKSEDMAGDKQYSEAKRDDSKESEEEIKKRHHLSDEDKAGEEEKQRKKRSSLEDHEEDGTQQHYSKKKSHPLEDKEEETKRQHHEVKRHHSEGSDEEEQRHHSYVKRHHSEERQEEEEEEESEEKEEKQQYEKEKHYHSEESQEEEEEGKEKKHHEDKRHHSEESEEVEQKRHHHEAKRHHLEESEEDNEKDHSKAKHHHSQESEEEQAKFKRHHPEESEEERPHHEAKRQHPEESEEEEEERPHHEAKRHHSEESEEEEEKRHHLEAKRHHSGESEEDEEKRHHHEAKRHHSEESEEEEKRHHHEAKRHHSGEKLEKRHHHEAKRHHSGESEEEETKRHHNEAKRHYSEESVEPDREEEEDKRHHNEAKRHHSEESEEEERHFSIEEKHHHSEESEEPPEKRHLIEDKRHISMDNSNEDFRKRHLPWKNVQYSEEANNYQSEDEQDREDDENAFHDVETSNPNQWTYKEKSTNRQHPQHPYLRQLWWPKSYNVQNNLRASNLGREENRRLDAKRQYGDLEEEDWWDKRHDSMPYWEQEEKRNYLSAHSFPEKRQYGSNRMDELAKLLNYKKSVPFPDTESEEKQSHHELRGELKSLHQKPLTQEEENELDNLSAMDLELQKIAEKLHGNHRG